A region from the Pempheris klunzingeri isolate RE-2024b chromosome 17, fPemKlu1.hap1, whole genome shotgun sequence genome encodes:
- the srl gene encoding sarcalumenin isoform X1, with protein sequence MKGTVLICCFLSLLLLQATAEEEEEEFTSVLRDRSHIDETLRLAAEEKAGDYAAALERLRKIYHTSIKPMEQAYKYNELRQHEISAYPGRTLGDSATDGEITSKPMVLFLGPWSVGKSSMINYLLGMHDSPYQLYTGAEPTTSEFTVIMHGEKIRSVEGIVMAADSSRSFSPLEKFGQNFLEKLIGIEMPHKLLERVTFVDTPGIIENRKQQERGYPFNDVCQWFIDRADLIFVVFDPTKLDVGLELEMLFRQLKGRESQIRIILNKADNLATQDLMRVYGALFWSLAPLINVTEPPRVYVSSFWPYDYAPDTSRELFKREEISLLEDLNQVIENRMENKIAFIRQHGIRVRIHGLLVDRYVQTFKEKMSFFSDPELVFKEIVDDPDKFYIFKSILAKTNVSKFDLPNRDAYRDFFGVNPVTNFKPLTAQCSYMGGCLLDKIERAITNELPALLSSINSGKQPGLSSCEATGCGEKPKNRYRKN encoded by the exons aagaggaggaagaagagttcACCTCCGTCCTCAGAGACAGATCTCACATTGACGAGACGCTGCGACTTGCGGCTGAGGAAAAAGCAGGAGACTATGCAG CGGCTCTGGAGAGGTTGCGGAAGATCTACCATACATCCATCAAGCCGATGGAGCAGGCCTACAAGTACAATGAGCTGAGGCAGCACGAGATCTCAG CCTACCCCGGACGAACCCTGGGGGACTCAGCCACag ATGGAGAGATTACCTCCAAACCCATGGTTCTGTTCCTGGGACCCTGGAGTGTAGGGAAGTCCTCCATGATCAATTACCTCCTGGGCATGCACGACAGCCCCTATCAGCTCTATACAG GAGCTGAGCCTACTACCTCTGAGTTCACTGTAATTATGCACGGGGAGAAGATCCGCTCTGTTGAGGGTATTGTCATGGCAGCAGACAGCTCTCGGTCCTTCTCTCCCCTGGAGAAGTTTGGCCAAAACTTCCTGGAAAAGCTGATCGGTATTGAGATGCCCCACAAGCTGCTGGAACGTGTGACTTTCGTGGACACACCAGGAATCATTGAGAACAGGAAGCAGCAAGAGAGAG GTTACCCTTTCAATGATGTCTGCCAGTGGTTCATTGACCGTGCTGACCTGATCTTCGTAGTGTTTGACCCCACCAAGCTGGACGTAGGCCTGGAGCTGGAGATGCTCTTCCGGCAGTTGAAGGGTCGCGAATCCCAAATCCGCATCATCCTAAACAAGGCTGACAACCTGGCTACCCAGGACTTAATGAGAGTCTACGGAGCGCTCTTTTGGAGCTTAGCCCCCCTAATCAATGTGACTGAACCCCCCCGCGTCTATGTCAGCTCCTTCTGGCCATATGACTACGCACCTGACACTAGCCGTGAACTCTTCAAGCGAGAGGAGATCTCCCTCCTGGAAGATCTGAACCAGGTGATTGAAAACCGCATGGAGAACAAAATTGCCTTCATCCGCCAGCACGGCATCCGTGTGCGCATCCATGGCCTGCTGGTAGACCGTTACGTCCAGACCTTTAAGGAGAAGATGAGCTTCTTCAGTGACCCCGAACTAGTCTTCAAGGAGATTGTGGACGACCCAGACAAGTTCTACATTTTCAAATCCATCCTAGCCAAGACCAACGTCAGCAAGTTTGACCTGCCCAACCGCGATGCCTACCGTGACTTCTTTGGCGTCAACCCGGTCACCAACTTCAAGCCTCTGACGGCTCAGTGCTCCTACATGGGAGGCTGCCTGCTGGATAAGATTGAGAGGGCAATCACCAATGAGCTGCCTGCCCTTCTGAGCAGCATTAACTCTGGCAAGCAGCCTGGCCTGTCCTCCTGCGAAGCAACTGGCTGTGGTGAGAAGCCAAAGAATCGCTACCGGAAGaactga
- the srl gene encoding sarcalumenin isoform X2, with amino-acid sequence MKGTVLICCFLSLLLLQATAEEEEEEFTSVLRDRSHIDETLRLAAEEKAGDYAAALERLRKIYHTSIKPMEQAYKYNELRQHEISDGEITSKPMVLFLGPWSVGKSSMINYLLGMHDSPYQLYTGAEPTTSEFTVIMHGEKIRSVEGIVMAADSSRSFSPLEKFGQNFLEKLIGIEMPHKLLERVTFVDTPGIIENRKQQERGYPFNDVCQWFIDRADLIFVVFDPTKLDVGLELEMLFRQLKGRESQIRIILNKADNLATQDLMRVYGALFWSLAPLINVTEPPRVYVSSFWPYDYAPDTSRELFKREEISLLEDLNQVIENRMENKIAFIRQHGIRVRIHGLLVDRYVQTFKEKMSFFSDPELVFKEIVDDPDKFYIFKSILAKTNVSKFDLPNRDAYRDFFGVNPVTNFKPLTAQCSYMGGCLLDKIERAITNELPALLSSINSGKQPGLSSCEATGCGEKPKNRYRKN; translated from the exons aagaggaggaagaagagttcACCTCCGTCCTCAGAGACAGATCTCACATTGACGAGACGCTGCGACTTGCGGCTGAGGAAAAAGCAGGAGACTATGCAG CGGCTCTGGAGAGGTTGCGGAAGATCTACCATACATCCATCAAGCCGATGGAGCAGGCCTACAAGTACAATGAGCTGAGGCAGCACGAGATCTCAG ATGGAGAGATTACCTCCAAACCCATGGTTCTGTTCCTGGGACCCTGGAGTGTAGGGAAGTCCTCCATGATCAATTACCTCCTGGGCATGCACGACAGCCCCTATCAGCTCTATACAG GAGCTGAGCCTACTACCTCTGAGTTCACTGTAATTATGCACGGGGAGAAGATCCGCTCTGTTGAGGGTATTGTCATGGCAGCAGACAGCTCTCGGTCCTTCTCTCCCCTGGAGAAGTTTGGCCAAAACTTCCTGGAAAAGCTGATCGGTATTGAGATGCCCCACAAGCTGCTGGAACGTGTGACTTTCGTGGACACACCAGGAATCATTGAGAACAGGAAGCAGCAAGAGAGAG GTTACCCTTTCAATGATGTCTGCCAGTGGTTCATTGACCGTGCTGACCTGATCTTCGTAGTGTTTGACCCCACCAAGCTGGACGTAGGCCTGGAGCTGGAGATGCTCTTCCGGCAGTTGAAGGGTCGCGAATCCCAAATCCGCATCATCCTAAACAAGGCTGACAACCTGGCTACCCAGGACTTAATGAGAGTCTACGGAGCGCTCTTTTGGAGCTTAGCCCCCCTAATCAATGTGACTGAACCCCCCCGCGTCTATGTCAGCTCCTTCTGGCCATATGACTACGCACCTGACACTAGCCGTGAACTCTTCAAGCGAGAGGAGATCTCCCTCCTGGAAGATCTGAACCAGGTGATTGAAAACCGCATGGAGAACAAAATTGCCTTCATCCGCCAGCACGGCATCCGTGTGCGCATCCATGGCCTGCTGGTAGACCGTTACGTCCAGACCTTTAAGGAGAAGATGAGCTTCTTCAGTGACCCCGAACTAGTCTTCAAGGAGATTGTGGACGACCCAGACAAGTTCTACATTTTCAAATCCATCCTAGCCAAGACCAACGTCAGCAAGTTTGACCTGCCCAACCGCGATGCCTACCGTGACTTCTTTGGCGTCAACCCGGTCACCAACTTCAAGCCTCTGACGGCTCAGTGCTCCTACATGGGAGGCTGCCTGCTGGATAAGATTGAGAGGGCAATCACCAATGAGCTGCCTGCCCTTCTGAGCAGCATTAACTCTGGCAAGCAGCCTGGCCTGTCCTCCTGCGAAGCAACTGGCTGTGGTGAGAAGCCAAAGAATCGCTACCGGAAGaactga